The proteins below come from a single Gimesia alba genomic window:
- a CDS encoding S1C family serine protease has product MIHNWCHTGLRACLLITILGAGNFVRADWIELVNGHKIQGDVLKESNNHLLVDIGIEVLRIPVDQIRSRSKSDKLSDVKKTISQSKDKLYSVAELPVKSIKELARIYGEAVTLVQTPSGLGSGFIINDRGYCVTNYHVVEKETRIAVTIFHRTANGEFQRRQIKDVEIVALNPFFDLALLRIPRQKDISFRTVYLAENDQQREGEEVFAIGNPLGLERSVSRGIVSTRNRNMQGIVYIQTTTQINPGNSGGPLFNSRGEVIGVTNMKLILGEGLGFAIPITYVKHFLDNRDAFAFDKTSPNTGYRYFDAPRRKTVNSEK; this is encoded by the coding sequence ATGATACACAATTGGTGCCATACAGGGCTGAGAGCCTGCTTATTGATTACGATTCTGGGAGCTGGCAATTTTGTCCGTGCAGATTGGATTGAACTGGTCAACGGCCACAAAATTCAGGGAGACGTACTCAAGGAAAGCAATAATCATCTTCTCGTCGATATCGGCATTGAGGTTCTACGAATTCCGGTGGATCAGATACGCTCACGGTCAAAGTCCGATAAGCTGTCTGATGTCAAAAAAACGATTTCCCAAAGCAAAGATAAACTCTATTCCGTTGCCGAACTCCCGGTGAAAAGTATTAAGGAACTGGCCCGAATTTATGGGGAAGCAGTGACTCTGGTTCAGACCCCCAGCGGACTTGGCTCTGGCTTCATCATCAATGACCGCGGCTACTGCGTCACGAACTATCATGTGGTAGAGAAAGAAACGCGGATCGCCGTTACCATTTTTCATCGAACCGCGAACGGAGAGTTTCAACGTCGACAGATCAAAGATGTGGAAATTGTGGCGTTGAACCCATTTTTTGATTTGGCATTGCTACGCATTCCGCGACAGAAAGATATCTCATTTCGCACCGTGTATCTGGCAGAAAATGATCAACAACGCGAAGGAGAAGAAGTCTTTGCCATCGGAAACCCACTGGGGCTGGAACGATCTGTCTCGCGTGGAATCGTCAGTACTCGGAATCGCAACATGCAGGGGATTGTCTATATCCAGACAACAACCCAGATCAATCCCGGTAACAGTGGCGGCCCCTTGTTCAATTCGCGTGGGGAAGTCATCGGCGTGACCAATATGAAGTTGATTCTCGGCGAAGGCCTGGGCTTTGCGATTCCGATTACCTATGTGAAACATTTTCTGGATAATCGTGATGCCTTTGCATTCGATAAAACGAGTCCCAATACAGGCTATCGCTATTTTGATGCGCCTCGCAGAAAAACAGTGAATTCTGAAAAGTAA